A stretch of the Glycine soja cultivar W05 chromosome 13, ASM419377v2, whole genome shotgun sequence genome encodes the following:
- the LOC114381855 gene encoding pathogenesis-related protein 5-like produces MALHLQTILPFILVLAIILSGQRTCDSARVFTIVNYCKETLWPAVTPGESFNGGGFVLKPGESAVFTAPVSWSGRIWARTGCKFDQNGNGNCQTGSCGTTLKCSASGKTPASLAEFTLAQPDFYDVSLVDGFNVPMAVKPINGKGNCSTAGCDSDLRNSCPKELSLRANGKTVGCRSACDVFNTDEYCCKGNYGNPSTCKPTFYSKKFKEACPTSYSYAYDDPTSIFTCTGTDYVIAFCSSRKQQVCSYHNNKLHCSGSQGLKSLTGRWWIVMMITVFSVLSFWIGF; encoded by the exons ATGGCATTGCATCTTCAAACGATCTTACCATTCATTTTGGTTCTAGCAATAATTTTATCAG GGCAAAGAACATGTGACAGTGCTAGAGTTTTCACCATAGTAAACTACTGCAAGGAGACACTTTGGCCGGCGGTGACACCCGGGGAAAGCTTCAACGGCGGTGGCTTCGTCCTAAAACCGGGCGAATCCGCGGTTTTCACGGCCCCGGTTAGCTGGAGCGGCCGGATATGGGCTCGAACCGGTTGCAAGTTCGACCAAAACGGAAACGGAAATTGCCAAACCGGTTCATGCGGCACAACCCTAAAATGCTCAGCCTCGGGGAAAACACCGGCGTCGCTAGCAGAGTTCACACTAGCGCAACCGGACTTCTACGACGTGAGCCTCGTCGACGGCTTCAATGTGCCGATGGCCGTTAAGCCCATAAACGGAAAGGGAAACTGCAGCACCGCTGGATGTGATTCTGACCTTAGAAACAGTTGCCCCAAGGAACTTTCCCTTAGGGCTAACGGCAAGACCGTTGGGTGTCGTAGTGCATGTGATGTGTTTAACACTGATGAGTATTGCTGCAAAGGGAATTATGGAAACCCTTCTACTTGCAAGCCTACGTTTTATTCCAAGAAGTTTAAGGAGGCGTGCCCTACTTCTTATAGCTATGCTTATGATGATCCAACTAGTATTTTTACTTGTACAGGGACGGATTATGTCATAGCCTTCTGCTCATCCAG GAAACAACAGGTATGCTCTTATCATAATAACAAGCTTCACTGCAGTGGATCACAAGGGTTGAAATCGTTGACTGGAAGGTGGTGGATCGTGATGATGATAACAGTGTTTTCGGTGCTTAGTTTTTGGATTGGATTCTAG